The following proteins are co-located in the Paludibaculum fermentans genome:
- a CDS encoding M23 family metallopeptidase has product MRALLCLILLLTLFLAPLPAAAQSPLAVKQGEVLRFATHAAFARVHDRKFPIYDGTALIPAAVIDKPGDYPLELLSADGKTLETRTLTILDAHYLTQNVALSKEVVELKPSPGETETVNALKHLESPAKLWAEPFLAPVPGCMNSPFGVQRYQNGKPTGNYHAGVDQRGPAGKPIVATAAGTVRMVRSYNIHGNVVGVDHGQGIVSIYLHMSKTAAHEGDAVKPGDVLGYVGATGRANGPHLHWSLYVHAVAVNPSKWAPLTACAATAPARKAPPKKAPAKKTRRAQ; this is encoded by the coding sequence ATGCGTGCCCTGCTCTGCCTCATTCTTCTACTCACCCTCTTCCTCGCGCCGCTCCCCGCCGCTGCCCAATCGCCCCTCGCCGTGAAACAGGGCGAAGTCCTCCGCTTCGCCACGCACGCAGCTTTTGCCCGCGTTCACGACCGCAAGTTCCCCATTTATGACGGAACCGCCCTCATCCCGGCAGCAGTGATCGATAAACCCGGCGACTATCCCCTCGAACTGCTCTCAGCGGACGGGAAAACCCTGGAAACCCGTACGCTGACCATCCTCGACGCCCACTACCTCACCCAAAACGTAGCCCTCTCCAAGGAAGTGGTCGAACTGAAGCCCTCGCCCGGCGAGACGGAGACGGTCAACGCCCTGAAGCACCTCGAATCGCCGGCGAAACTCTGGGCCGAACCCTTCCTGGCGCCCGTCCCCGGTTGTATGAATTCGCCCTTCGGCGTGCAGCGCTACCAGAACGGCAAACCCACCGGCAACTACCACGCCGGAGTCGACCAGCGCGGACCGGCCGGCAAGCCCATCGTCGCCACGGCCGCCGGCACCGTGCGCATGGTCCGTTCCTACAACATCCATGGCAACGTAGTCGGCGTCGACCACGGCCAAGGCATCGTCTCCATCTATCTACACATGTCGAAGACCGCCGCCCATGAAGGCGACGCGGTGAAGCCCGGAGATGTCCTGGGTTATGTGGGCGCGACCGGACGAGCCAACGGCCCGCACCTGCACTGGAGCCTCTACGTCCACGCAGTCGCCGTGAATCCCTCGAAATGGGCCCCGCTGACGGCTTGCGCGGCCACGGCTCCCGCCAGGAAGGCTCCACCGAAGAAGGCGCCCGCGAAAAAAACCAGGCGCGCCCAGTGA
- a CDS encoding sigma-70 family RNA polymerase sigma factor, with protein sequence MGETPEDQITFLLQSMRQGDVAARTRLAAAVYPELKRIAAKQMQHERLDHTLQPTALVHEAFVKLAGHSDWAMQNRGHFFAVASQVMRQILVDHARQYRSLKRGGGGAAAEIQEWHLITSEKPDVVIEVDRLLTRLEQLDERQAQVVVMRYFAGFAEEEIAQALGISVRTVKRDWSMARAWLRKELAAS encoded by the coding sequence ATGGGTGAAACGCCTGAGGACCAGATTACGTTTTTGCTGCAGAGCATGCGGCAGGGTGACGTGGCGGCGCGGACCCGGCTGGCGGCTGCGGTTTACCCGGAATTGAAGCGTATTGCCGCGAAACAGATGCAGCATGAGCGTCTGGACCACACCCTTCAACCCACGGCGCTGGTGCACGAAGCCTTTGTGAAGCTGGCGGGCCACAGCGATTGGGCGATGCAGAACCGGGGTCACTTTTTCGCCGTGGCGTCGCAGGTGATGCGGCAGATTCTGGTGGATCATGCGCGGCAATACCGTTCGTTGAAACGGGGCGGTGGCGGGGCGGCGGCGGAGATCCAGGAGTGGCACCTGATCACGTCGGAGAAGCCGGATGTGGTGATTGAGGTCGACCGGCTGCTGACGCGGCTGGAGCAACTGGACGAGCGGCAGGCGCAGGTGGTGGTGATGCGCTACTTCGCGGGCTTCGCCGAGGAAGAGATCGCCCAGGCCCTGGGCATCTCCGTACGCACAGTCAAGCGGGATTGGAGCATGGCTCGCGCCTGGTTGCGCAAAGAGCTGGCTGCGTCATGA